Proteins found in one Triticum aestivum cultivar Chinese Spring chromosome 4D, IWGSC CS RefSeq v2.1, whole genome shotgun sequence genomic segment:
- the LOC123097063 gene encoding proline-rich receptor-like protein kinase PERK1 — MPHSDCRLEFLRSRRKKKSHPTVPHLSLSPRSRPPPTHLSPPQNPRPTRRRRPPSTAVGGLPLPESTAAATASLPLNPQRRRPPLPLNPPRPRPDSTAAATASLPLNPQRRRPPFPLNPLRPRPPPASNVATPSRPHASADHQRHSPATGSSAGRLGSGGALLPSGPSLPLLQSGHRCCATRPKRRRPSISSVESTADGTLLLNVGTTSNSDRGGRRQCYRADHEDLILRRSGA, encoded by the exons atgccgcactccgatt GCCGATTGGAGTTCCTGAGATCTCGTAGAAAAAAAAAATCCCACCCAACCGTCCCCCACCTCTCACTCTCCCCTCGATCCCGACCGCCCCCGACCCACCTGTCGCCGCCACAGAACCCCCGAccaactcgccgccgccgccctccttccACTGCGGTGGGCGGCCTCCCTCTCCCTGAATCCACTGCGGCGGCGACGGCCTCCCTCCCCCTGAATCcacagcggcggcggcctcccctCCCCCTGAATCCACCGCGGCCACGCCCTGACTCCACTGCGGCGGCGACGGCCTCCCTCCCCCTGAATCcacagcggcggcggcctcccttCCCCCTGAATCCACTGCGGCCACGGCCTCCCCCTGCTTCCAACGTGGCGACGCCGTCCCGCCCGCATGCTTCTGCAGACCACCAACGCCATTCACCGGCGACAGGCTCCTCCGCGGGTCGTCTCGGCAGTGGCGGTGCCCTCCTCCCCTCGGGCCCCTCCCTTCCTCTGCTTCAATCAGGCCACCGTTGCTGCGCCACCCGCCCCAAGCGCCGTCGTCCCTCCATCTCCTCCGTTGAATCCACCGCGGACGGCACCCTGCTCCTCAACGTCGGCACCACATCCAACTCTGACCGCGGCGGCCGACGACAATGTTACAG GGCCGACCATGAAGATCTGATATTGAGAAGGTCAGGTGCATGA